The Terriglobus sp. TAA 43 sequence TGCCCTTCCGCAAACACGCGCGCATCACGATTGAGAATCAGGGCAAACTGCTCATCAACAGCTTCTACTACAACCTGGAATATCGCACTGGCCCCAACGTGGCTGACAAAGACTCGCTGTACTTCCACGCTCAGTACCGCCAGGCCGTTCCCAATAAAGGCTGGACCACAGACTTCTATGCCAACAACGACTACCGCGTAGACTTGAAGCCCAATCTCGACGGCAAGGACAACTACACTTTCCTTGAAGCGAACGGCAAAGGCCATTATGTCGGTCTAACGCTTGGCGTAGTGCAGAATCAGGATGGTTGGTGGGGCGAAGGCGATGAAATGCTCTTCATCGACGACATGAGCAAGCCCACTATCACCGGCACCGGATCAGAAGATTACTTCCTCGGCGCATGGGACTTCGGGACTCACTTCGCATATCAAAGCAACGGAGCGCCGCTCGTCGGATCAGAACTCGCCGGAAGCCATAATCTCGTTTACCGCTTCCATCTCGATTCGCCGATTCCCTTCAGCAAGGAATTCAAGGGCACCATCGAACACGGTCACGCCAACCACCGTTCTGACAATTACTACTCAGTCGCCTACTGGTATCAGACTGAGCCTCACGCGCCATTTCCAGAGCTTCCTGCGGTAGAGACACGTCTGCCTGCCATCTACCCCACAGGTGGCCCCGGCAACGGCCCGCAACAAAACATTGCACCGCCGGTAACACCGCTACCGATCCCACAGCCGGGCACCATCTCACCCACAGCGAATCCTCTAACACCCACGCGGCCTCAGTAAACAAAACGAATGCCCCGGTGTTTTTTACCTGGGCATTCGTGTGAGAAAGCGCGCCGCCTAAGTGAGCGCTTCAGATCTCGGAAGTATTTATCGAAAAGAGTGACTTCTGCCCTGGCACCGAGGCCCCTTCTAACTCCAGCAACACCCGCTTTGTCTCCAGTCCTCCAGCAAATCCTGTCAGAGCCCCTGACGTTCCAATCACACGATGGCAAGGCACCACAATCGACAGCGGATTTCTACCATTCGCTGCGCCAACTGCGCGGCTCGCCGTGGGCCTTCCCAAACGCATCGCAATCTCGCCATAACTACGCGTCTTTCCATACGGAATGGCCAATAGTTGTTCCCAAACCAGCTTTTGGAATGCGGTTCCTCGCGCATCTAGTGGCAAGTCAAACTCAGTGCGTTGCCCCGCAAAATACTCTTCCAACTGAACCACAGCTTTTTTCAACACAGGGTGCGAGGCATCCTCACCTGCCTCCTCTAAGCGCACACGCTTCGGGTCATCCTCTGGCCAAAGCACAGCGACCAATCCAGCGTCGCTCGCCACTAACTTCAGTACGCCCACAGGTGATGGCATTGACGTTTTCACCAAGCCCATATCTTTAGCCTCTCCTTGCGATGCATGTGAGTCGCAACTTCACTCACAATTCCTACTGCAGGTTCAGGGAACGCAGTCGCAATGAATTTCCGACGACACAAACAGACGAAAGACTCATCGCTCCGGCAGCCACCATTGGGTTCAACGTCAGATGAAACAGCGGA is a genomic window containing:
- a CDS encoding glycoside hydrolase family 172 protein; the protein is MRFVLPALLSSLIALPAFAQAVRGNVDLTHPQTYTLHRIGSMDPTGGNHDSLRVLPGATATLMDVDGPGQISHLWVTISDSEKYFLKRVVLRIYWDGETSPSVEVPIGDFFGQNTGEYVGFESAVLNVGSSRALNSYFPMPFRKHARITIENQGKLLINSFYYNLEYRTGPNVADKDSLYFHAQYRQAVPNKGWTTDFYANNDYRVDLKPNLDGKDNYTFLEANGKGHYVGLTLGVVQNQDGWWGEGDEMLFIDDMSKPTITGTGSEDYFLGAWDFGTHFAYQSNGAPLVGSELAGSHNLVYRFHLDSPIPFSKEFKGTIEHGHANHRSDNYYSVAYWYQTEPHAPFPELPAVETRLPAIYPTGGPGNGPQQNIAPPVTPLPIPQPGTISPTANPLTPTRPQ
- a CDS encoding methylated-DNA--[protein]-cysteine S-methyltransferase yields the protein MGLVKTSMPSPVGVLKLVASDAGLVAVLWPEDDPKRVRLEEAGEDASHPVLKKAVVQLEEYFAGQRTEFDLPLDARGTAFQKLVWEQLLAIPYGKTRSYGEIAMRLGRPTASRAVGAANGRNPLSIVVPCHRVIGTSGALTGFAGGLETKRVLLELEGASVPGQKSLFSINTSEI